One Nostoc punctiforme PCC 73102 DNA window includes the following coding sequences:
- a CDS encoding TonB-dependent receptor plug domain-containing protein, translating to MKKDFLLLTVALPGLLIAFPSFAAESEIEQRNTDKSTEVISDIQSLSEVELPATNAELLTQQSTPSEVNPETQPDYTDDADISIEAIAEPDNLPQSTPTYVIDKEEIQKQGATSLADILKRMPGFAINDVGHGADIHTGTYYRGASINQSVFLINGRPINNNINTYHGGTDLNSIPVEAIERVELYSGTASALYGSSAFGGVVNIITKEGYGKPQLSASAEFGSLSLNNQQVTYGGSSNNVKYNFSFERFFTDNRYRVPVGAANRDEQGFLSNADTATSIYFGSIGLDLDKKNSLNLDVTALSSRRGLIYFGFPLQRDRLDHDGLNVGLSWKTRLGNGESSNLTTSIGYNQDYFSTYGPTGAFYRTGALDTQQLTARVDHEWKVTSNNKLRWGLDLKNTDLIGDVLSTNPNRIATNETEDRSLFNTALFAVNTWNISDDFLIDLGLRQSFDSQFGNYLNPSVGLRYAVTPLVAVRGSWAGAQRNPGLDQLYVYDTVHGWEPNPDLRPETGSTWSAGVDVNFSDNLIGQFTYFGSSIGDRLGVIAGRWENIGLVDTNGLEVALQLRIAAGWSTFLNYTYTDAQIKTGSERGLQLGLIPYSVLQTGLGYQNSGWQANLYVTYNSGTRRAFFTNPGDTITDFSPSFVNLDLSGRVPVTSNVGLTVYLENLLGEQYERVNRIYSPGFTFRVGLSANF from the coding sequence GTGAAAAAAGATTTTTTGTTGCTAACAGTTGCTTTACCGGGTTTACTGATAGCATTTCCTAGCTTTGCTGCTGAGAGTGAAATTGAGCAGAGAAATACTGATAAATCAACCGAAGTCATTTCCGATATTCAGAGTTTGAGTGAAGTTGAGCTACCCGCCACTAATGCCGAATTATTAACTCAACAATCTACACCGAGTGAAGTTAACCCAGAAACTCAGCCAGATTATACAGATGATGCAGACATTTCTATAGAAGCGATCGCAGAACCAGACAACCTACCTCAATCTACACCAACATACGTAATTGATAAAGAAGAAATTCAAAAGCAGGGCGCGACAAGTTTAGCGGATATTTTAAAAAGAATGCCTGGTTTTGCAATTAATGATGTAGGTCACGGTGCAGATATTCACACAGGTACATACTATCGCGGAGCCTCAATTAATCAGTCTGTATTTCTAATTAATGGCAGACCAATTAACAATAATATCAACACTTATCATGGTGGAACTGACTTAAATAGCATTCCTGTAGAGGCGATTGAACGAGTGGAATTATATAGCGGTACAGCCTCCGCTTTGTATGGTTCTTCAGCCTTTGGGGGAGTTGTGAATATCATCACCAAAGAAGGTTATGGTAAACCTCAATTGAGCGCTAGTGCAGAATTTGGCTCATTGAGTTTAAATAATCAACAAGTAACTTATGGTGGTTCATCCAATAATGTCAAATATAACTTTAGCTTTGAAAGATTCTTTACAGATAACCGTTATCGCGTGCCTGTAGGTGCAGCAAATCGTGATGAACAGGGATTTTTATCAAATGCAGATACAGCTACAAGTATCTACTTCGGTAGCATTGGACTAGATTTAGATAAAAAAAATTCGTTGAATTTAGATGTTACCGCACTCAGCAGTCGTCGCGGCTTAATTTATTTTGGTTTTCCTCTGCAAAGAGATAGATTAGACCACGATGGTTTAAACGTTGGCTTATCTTGGAAAACTCGACTAGGTAATGGGGAAAGTTCTAATCTGACAACTTCAATTGGTTATAACCAAGATTATTTTAGCACTTATGGCCCTACAGGAGCATTTTACCGTACAGGAGCTTTAGATACACAACAACTGACAGCCAGGGTAGATCATGAGTGGAAAGTTACTTCCAATAATAAATTGCGCTGGGGATTAGATTTGAAAAACACCGATTTAATTGGTGATGTTTTGAGTACGAATCCTAATAGGATTGCCACTAATGAAACTGAAGATAGGAGTTTGTTTAATACAGCTTTATTTGCTGTGAATACTTGGAATATTAGTGATGATTTTCTGATAGATTTAGGGCTAAGGCAAAGTTTTGACAGTCAGTTTGGAAATTATCTTAACCCTAGTGTTGGGTTACGTTATGCCGTCACACCATTAGTAGCAGTGCGTGGAAGTTGGGCAGGAGCGCAACGCAATCCTGGGTTAGATCAGTTGTATGTTTATGATACAGTTCATGGTTGGGAACCAAATCCTGATTTAAGACCAGAAACTGGCTCTACTTGGAGTGCGGGAGTAGATGTAAATTTTTCAGATAATCTGATTGGACAGTTTACTTACTTTGGTAGTAGTATAGGCGATCGCTTGGGAGTCATCGCCGGCAGATGGGAAAACATTGGACTAGTTGATACCAATGGTTTAGAGGTTGCATTGCAATTAAGAATTGCGGCTGGTTGGTCAACTTTCCTCAACTACACTTATACAGATGCTCAAATAAAAACAGGCTCAGAGAGAGGTTTACAGTTAGGTTTGATTCCCTACTCTGTACTACAAACTGGTTTGGGTTATCAAAATTCAGGTTGGCAGGCTAATTTGTATGTTACCTACAACAGTGGCACTCGCAGAGCCTTCTTTACAAACCCTGGTGACACGATTACAGATTTTTCGCCTTCTTTCGTAAATTTAGATTTGAGCGGTCGTGTACCTGTAACTAGCAATGTAGGATTGACGGTTTACTTAGAAAATCTCCTCGGTGAGCAATATGAGCGAGTTAATCGCATTTATAGCCCTGGATTTACTTTTCGTGTGGGTTTAAGCGCCAATTTTTAG